In a genomic window of Lacrimispora sp. BS-2:
- the modA gene encoding molybdate ABC transporter substrate-binding protein yields MNQGKKLLAVMLAAMFAAGTVVGCGSTGAKATQADQTTVKEETSKAEETAKAEETTAAKAEKEDLYVFIAASLKNTMEKVKETYEKDHPNVNIIYNADSSGTLQTQIEEGAQCDIFFSAATKQMDALKEGGFVVDGSITNLLENKIVLIKPTGGKTEVTGFDNITKASSLALAGEDVPVGQYARKLFTNLGNLDQVMKMEINEGANVTAVLTAVAEGSNEVGVVYATDAASMADKVEIIAEADKSMIDPAVYPVGLIIDKEASEGQAKAAAEFKEYLVSDEGVMKLFTDAGFAISSK; encoded by the coding sequence ATGAACCAGGGAAAGAAATTATTAGCAGTTATGTTGGCGGCTATGTTTGCTGCCGGTACTGTAGTGGGGTGCGGTTCAACCGGTGCAAAGGCTACCCAGGCGGATCAGACAACTGTAAAAGAGGAAACCAGTAAGGCTGAGGAAACTGCAAAGGCAGAAGAAACAACAGCGGCAAAGGCAGAGAAGGAAGACCTTTATGTTTTTATTGCTGCCAGCTTGAAGAACACAATGGAAAAGGTCAAGGAAACTTATGAAAAAGATCATCCTAATGTAAATATCATTTATAATGCGGACAGTTCAGGAACTCTTCAGACCCAGATCGAGGAAGGCGCTCAGTGTGACATCTTCTTTTCAGCCGCAACCAAGCAGATGGATGCGTTAAAGGAAGGCGGATTCGTAGTAGACGGTTCCATTACCAACCTGCTTGAGAATAAGATTGTCTTAATCAAGCCCACAGGTGGAAAAACTGAGGTAACCGGTTTTGATAATATCACAAAGGCATCAAGCCTTGCTCTTGCCGGAGAGGATGTACCTGTAGGCCAGTATGCAAGAAAGCTGTTCACCAACTTAGGAAACCTTGATCAGGTAATGAAAATGGAAATTAACGAAGGCGCCAATGTAACCGCTGTTTTAACCGCTGTTGCAGAGGGAAGTAATGAAGTGGGTGTTGTTTATGCAACCGATGCTGCTTCCATGGCGGACAAGGTTGAAATCATTGCAGAAGCAGATAAGAGTATGATCGATCCTGCTGTTTATCCGGTAGGCCTGATTATCGACAAGGAGGCATCAGAGGGGCAGGCAAAGGCAGCTGCTGAATTTAAAGAGTATCTTGTTAGCGATGAGGGCGTTATGAAGCTGTTTACGGATGCCGGATTTGCTATTTCTTCAAAATAA
- the mnmA gene encoding tRNA 2-thiouridine(34) synthase MnmA — protein MSKGKVVVGMSGGVDSSVAAWLLKEQGYEVIGVTMQIWQDEDTGTQEENGGCCGLSAVDDARRVAWDLGIPYYVMNFKEEFKSQVIDYFVGEYQKGRTPNPCIACNRYVKWESLLKRSLDIGADYIATGHYAQIDKLPNGRYALKKSVTAAKDQTYALYNLTQHQLSHTLMPVGAYSKDQIREIADRINLMVAHKPDSQEICFIPDNDYAGFIEESAGEKAPEGNFVDVSGLVIGRHKGITHYTVGQRKGLGLSMGHPVFVVEIRPETNEVVIGTGDDVYDYTLRANHINWMAVPGLHGESMRVSAKIRYSHKGAMCTIEEVEDGVIECKFDEPQRAITPGQAVVFYDGDYVVGGGTIL, from the coding sequence ATGAGCAAAGGGAAAGTAGTAGTAGGAATGTCGGGAGGCGTAGATTCTTCTGTAGCGGCGTGGCTCCTTAAGGAACAGGGATATGAAGTCATAGGTGTCACCATGCAGATATGGCAGGATGAGGATACCGGGACCCAGGAGGAAAACGGAGGCTGCTGCGGTTTAAGTGCCGTAGATGATGCCAGACGGGTTGCCTGGGACCTGGGGATTCCTTATTATGTTATGAATTTTAAAGAAGAATTCAAATCCCAGGTCATTGATTATTTTGTAGGAGAATATCAGAAAGGGCGTACGCCCAATCCATGCATTGCCTGCAACCGTTATGTCAAGTGGGAGTCTCTTTTAAAGCGCAGCCTGGATATAGGAGCAGATTATATTGCCACAGGCCATTATGCCCAGATTGATAAGCTCCCTAACGGAAGATATGCATTAAAAAAGTCCGTGACAGCGGCAAAGGATCAGACGTATGCTCTTTACAATCTGACACAGCACCAGCTATCCCACACCCTGATGCCGGTGGGGGCCTATTCAAAGGACCAGATCCGCGAGATCGCGGACAGGATCAACTTAATGGTTGCCCATAAGCCGGACAGTCAGGAAATCTGCTTTATTCCGGATAATGATTATGCAGGATTCATTGAAGAAAGTGCAGGGGAAAAAGCGCCGGAGGGTAATTTTGTGGATGTTTCCGGTCTGGTGATCGGCCGGCACAAGGGAATTACCCATTACACGGTAGGCCAGAGAAAGGGGCTGGGCCTATCCATGGGCCACCCGGTTTTTGTGGTGGAGATACGGCCTGAGACCAATGAAGTGGTGATCGGAACTGGGGATGATGTATATGACTATACCTTGCGGGCCAACCACATTAACTGGATGGCAGTTCCCGGGCTTCATGGAGAAAGCATGCGGGTATCGGCAAAGATCCGCTACAGCCATAAGGGTGCCATGTGTACCATAGAGGAAGTGGAGGATGGTGTGATAGAATGTAAGTTTGACGAACCTCAGCGGGCTATCACTCCGGGACAGGCCGTGGTGTTTTATGATGGAGATTATGTTGTAGGAGGAGGAACCATACTTTGA
- the modB gene encoding molybdate ABC transporter permease subunit, producing MLDLMKTIDWSPLFISLKTGILATVLTFFLGIGAARLIMKLNNTAKSIVDGILTLPLVLPPTVAGFFLLLIFSLRRPFGKFLFEEFNIKMVQTWPGCVIAAFVIAFPLMYRNARAAFEQVDVDMIHAGRTLGLSERKIFWKIIVPIAAPGLASGTVLAFARAIGEYGATAMLAGNILGKTRTVSVAIASEVAAGNWDTAAFWVCVIVILSFFIVAVINYISGKNMKHVNRWI from the coding sequence ATGCTGGATCTGATGAAAACAATAGATTGGAGTCCCCTTTTTATTTCTCTTAAAACGGGGATTCTGGCAACGGTGCTGACCTTTTTTCTTGGAATAGGCGCCGCAAGACTGATCATGAAGCTGAATAATACGGCAAAATCCATTGTAGATGGAATCCTGACCTTGCCGCTGGTGCTTCCGCCAACTGTGGCCGGGTTCTTTCTTCTTTTGATCTTCAGCCTTCGCAGGCCTTTCGGCAAATTTCTTTTTGAGGAATTTAATATAAAAATGGTACAGACATGGCCTGGATGTGTCATAGCAGCTTTTGTCATCGCATTTCCTTTGATGTACCGGAATGCAAGAGCAGCCTTTGAGCAGGTGGATGTTGACATGATCCATGCGGGAAGGACTCTGGGGCTGTCGGAAAGGAAGATCTTCTGGAAGATCATCGTTCCCATTGCTGCACCTGGACTGGCTTCCGGGACCGTACTCGCCTTTGCAAGAGCCATTGGGGAATACGGGGCAACTGCCATGCTGGCAGGAAATATCCTTGGAAAGACCAGAACGGTTTCCGTTGCAATTGCCTCCGAGGTGGCGGCAGGAAACTGGGATACGGCTGCATTCTGGGTATGCGTGATTGTTATCTTGTCTTTTTTTATTGTTGCTGTTATAAATTATATATCCGGAAAAAATATGAAACATGTGAACAGGTGGATTTGA
- a CDS encoding ATP-binding cassette domain-containing protein, with translation MALQVNIRKKFSGFELNVEFEADGGCMGILGASGCGKSMTLKCVAGIEKPDHGRIVLNGKVLFDSEKGINMPARERRVGYLFQNYALFPTMTVEENLAIVLPGKKKDKLPLVAEQLRRFQLEGLEKRYPSQLSGGQQQRVALARMLLYSPDIIMLDEPFSALDGFLKDTLQMEMLELIKDYSGDVLMVSHSRDEIYKFCDQMMLLSDGKTILKGSTKDIFRRPERMEAAKLTGCKNISSIEKISDYELYACDWKIKLKTEEKIEDSIRYVGIRGHNLIPAQGRSEENVMEIQLAGFADTPFQRQYLFRNADDKTSSKIWWLQDKKDFEEGMHQNIPSFIRFPKEDLLLLF, from the coding sequence ATGGCATTGCAGGTAAACATCCGAAAAAAGTTTTCAGGATTTGAATTGAATGTGGAATTTGAGGCTGACGGCGGCTGCATGGGGATCCTGGGAGCCTCAGGCTGCGGGAAAAGCATGACATTAAAATGCGTGGCAGGAATTGAAAAGCCGGATCATGGCCGGATCGTTTTAAATGGGAAGGTGCTGTTTGATTCGGAAAAGGGAATCAATATGCCTGCCAGAGAACGCCGTGTGGGCTACCTGTTTCAGAATTATGCCCTGTTTCCCACCATGACCGTAGAGGAGAATCTGGCAATCGTGCTTCCGGGAAAGAAAAAGGATAAGCTTCCCCTTGTTGCAGAACAGTTAAGGCGCTTTCAGCTGGAAGGCCTGGAAAAGAGGTATCCCTCCCAGCTTTCAGGAGGGCAGCAGCAAAGAGTGGCCCTTGCCCGCATGCTTTTATATAGTCCGGATATCATTATGTTAGATGAGCCGTTTTCCGCATTGGATGGTTTTTTAAAGGATACCCTTCAGATGGAAATGCTGGAGCTGATTAAGGACTATAGCGGCGATGTGCTCATGGTATCCCATTCCAGAGATGAAATCTACAAATTCTGTGACCAAATGATGCTCCTTTCAGATGGAAAGACCATATTAAAAGGCAGCACAAAAGATATTTTCCGAAGGCCGGAAAGAATGGAAGCAGCAAAGCTGACCGGCTGCAAGAATATTTCATCCATAGAGAAAATAAGCGATTATGAGCTTTATGCCTGCGACTGGAAGATAAAGCTTAAGACAGAGGAGAAAATCGAAGATTCCATCCGGTACGTAGGAATCCGGGGCCATAACCTGATTCCGGCCCAGGGAAGGTCGGAGGAAAATGTCATGGAAATTCAACTGGCCGGGTTCGCGGATACGCCTTTCCAAAGGCAGTATTTATTCCGGAATGCAGACGATAAAACCTCCTCTAAGATCTGGTGGCTCCAGGATAAAAAGGACTTTGAAGAAGGAATGCACCAGAACATTCCGTCATTTATCAGGTTTCCCAAAGAAGATCTTTTGCTTTTGTTTTAG
- a CDS encoding polysaccharide biosynthesis protein: MNDSLKFPGKLTPRKYALLTGTLLLTSAGLITRLLGFFYRIFLSRTIGAEGLGIFSLVHPVFGVCFALCAGSIQTAISQSVAANVRKGRSIFRTGLVISVAISIALAYLIIRFKDFLAVNILMEPRCAPLLLFIAVSVPCSAIHACINGYYYGMQRPHVPAFAQVIEQTVRIGAVFLIADIMVQSGIKITVQLAVMGHLIGEIVSSLYTVVAYRFFSPKMPAGVTAVSSSFHETAPGLMHLALPLMGNRLVLNILASAEAILIPSRLQMSGLSDSAAFSVYGVLTGMALPFILFPSTVFNSLAVLLLPTVAEAQSEGNDRRIGDAISMSLRYCLYVGILCIGIFTLFGNDLGFSVFRDNTAGTYMTILAWLCPFLYLVTTMGSILNGLGKTSVTFVQNAIALVIRLGFVLFGIPRYGILAYLVGMLASELLLAMMHVLTLRKKVDFIWNAWDMIAKPAALMVLAIGIYFALFSVADPFQGMSLFIKTAFHIAILSIFYLVLLLVSHIMKGEKPREF, from the coding sequence ATGAATGATTCTCTGAAATTTCCCGGGAAGCTTACGCCAAGAAAATATGCGCTTCTCACCGGCACCCTTCTTTTGACTTCTGCCGGGCTGATCACCCGGTTGTTAGGCTTTTTTTACCGGATTTTTCTCTCACGGACCATTGGCGCAGAAGGACTCGGAATCTTCAGCCTGGTCCATCCGGTGTTTGGCGTCTGCTTTGCCTTATGCGCCGGCTCCATCCAGACCGCCATATCCCAGTCCGTAGCCGCTAATGTGAGAAAAGGCCGCTCCATTTTCCGAACCGGCCTCGTCATTTCAGTGGCCATTTCCATAGCCCTGGCATACTTAATCATCCGGTTTAAGGACTTTCTGGCCGTCAATATCCTGATGGAGCCCCGCTGCGCCCCTCTTCTGCTCTTTATTGCGGTATCCGTCCCCTGTTCGGCCATTCACGCCTGCATCAATGGCTATTATTATGGTATGCAGCGCCCCCATGTCCCGGCATTTGCCCAGGTGATCGAACAAACCGTAAGAATTGGGGCAGTGTTCCTTATTGCTGATATCATGGTGCAATCCGGGATCAAAATCACGGTCCAGCTGGCAGTCATGGGCCATCTGATAGGAGAAATCGTTTCTTCTCTTTATACGGTTGTGGCCTACCGTTTTTTTTCACCCAAGATGCCTGCAGGCGTTACGGCAGTCTCCTCCTCCTTTCATGAAACCGCGCCCGGGCTCATGCACCTGGCGCTGCCTCTTATGGGAAACCGCCTGGTATTAAATATCCTTGCAAGCGCAGAGGCCATTTTAATTCCCAGCAGACTGCAAATGTCAGGACTTTCTGATTCGGCGGCATTTTCCGTATACGGCGTTTTGACCGGAATGGCTTTGCCCTTTATTTTGTTCCCTTCCACCGTATTTAATTCCCTGGCCGTCCTTTTGCTTCCAACAGTAGCCGAGGCCCAGTCAGAAGGAAATGACCGGAGGATCGGCGATGCCATTTCCATGTCACTGCGCTACTGCCTGTACGTGGGAATCCTGTGCATCGGCATATTCACCTTGTTCGGAAACGACTTGGGCTTCAGCGTATTTAGGGACAATACCGCCGGAACCTATATGACCATTTTAGCCTGGCTTTGTCCCTTCCTCTATCTGGTGACAACCATGGGAAGTATTTTAAACGGCCTGGGGAAAACCTCTGTCACCTTTGTCCAAAATGCCATTGCCCTGGTAATCCGTTTGGGATTTGTTCTCTTTGGGATTCCCAGGTATGGGATTTTAGCCTACCTGGTGGGAATGCTGGCCAGCGAACTGCTTCTGGCCATGATGCATGTGCTGACCCTGCGGAAAAAAGTTGATTTCATATGGAACGCCTGGGATATGATCGCAAAGCCGGCAGCACTGATGGTACTCGCCATTGGAATCTACTTTGCGTTGTTTTCCGTGGCAGATCCGTTTCAGGGGATGTCTTTATTTATTAAGACTGCATTCCATATTGCAATTTTAAGCATATTCTATCTGGTTCTCCTCCTTGTTTCCCATATCATGAAAGGGGAGAAACCCAGGGAGTTTTAA
- a CDS encoding argininosuccinate synthase produces the protein MKEKVILAYSGGLDTTAIIPWLKENFDYEVICCCIDCGQGNELDGLEERAKLSGASKLYIENLVDDFCDNYIVPCVLANAVYENKYLLGTSMARPAIAKRLVEIARKEGATAICHGATGKGNDQIRFELGIKALAPDLKIIAPWRMTDVWTMQSREDEIEYCRQHGIDLPFSADNSYSRDRNLWHISHEGLELEDPANEPNYDHLLVLGVSPEKAPDEGEYVTMTFEKGIPTSVNGEKMKVSDIITKLNELGGKHGIGIVDIVENRVVGMKSRGVYETPGGTILLEAHQQLEELVLDRATMEVKKDMGNKFAQIVYEGKWFTPLREAVQAFVESTQKYVTGEVKLKLYKGNIIKAGTISPYSLYSESLASFTTGDLYDHHDAEGFITLFGLPLKVRAMKMQEIENTNK, from the coding sequence ATGAAAGAGAAAGTTATTTTAGCTTATTCCGGTGGTCTTGATACCACAGCCATTATTCCGTGGTTAAAGGAAAATTTTGATTATGAAGTAATCTGCTGCTGTATCGACTGCGGCCAGGGAAATGAATTAGACGGTTTGGAGGAAAGAGCCAAATTATCCGGCGCTTCCAAATTATATATTGAAAATCTGGTCGATGACTTCTGCGACAATTACATCGTTCCATGCGTGCTGGCTAATGCAGTTTATGAAAACAAGTACTTATTAGGAACCTCCATGGCCCGTCCTGCCATTGCAAAGAGACTGGTGGAGATCGCAAGGAAAGAAGGCGCTACCGCCATCTGCCACGGCGCTACGGGTAAAGGAAACGACCAGATCCGTTTTGAACTGGGAATCAAGGCTCTGGCCCCTGATTTAAAGATCATTGCCCCATGGCGTATGACCGATGTATGGACCATGCAGTCCCGGGAAGATGAAATCGAATACTGCAGGCAGCACGGTATCGACCTTCCCTTCTCCGCTGACAACAGCTACAGCCGTGACCGTAACTTATGGCATATCAGCCATGAGGGCCTGGAGCTGGAAGACCCGGCAAACGAGCCAAATTATGACCATTTATTAGTATTGGGCGTATCCCCGGAAAAGGCTCCGGATGAAGGGGAATATGTGACCATGACCTTTGAAAAGGGCATTCCTACCAGCGTAAATGGGGAAAAGATGAAGGTTTCTGATATCATTACCAAGTTAAATGAGCTGGGTGGCAAGCACGGCATCGGCATCGTGGATATCGTGGAAAACAGGGTTGTTGGAATGAAATCCCGCGGCGTTTATGAAACTCCCGGCGGAACCATCCTCCTTGAGGCTCATCAGCAGTTAGAGGAACTGGTATTAGACCGTGCTACCATGGAAGTGAAGAAGGATATGGGCAATAAGTTTGCACAGATCGTTTATGAGGGAAAATGGTTTACTCCCCTGCGTGAAGCAGTTCAGGCATTTGTGGAATCCACACAGAAGTATGTGACCGGAGAAGTGAAGTTAAAGCTTTATAAGGGAAATATCATTAAGGCAGGAACAATCTCCCCTTACTCCTTGTACAGCGAGTCCCTGGCTTCCTTTACAACAGGCGATTTATATGACCACCATGATGCGGAAGGCTTTATCACTCTGTTCGGACTTCCGTTAAAGGTAAGAGCTATGAAGATGCAGGAAATCGAAAACACAAATAAATAA
- the nifU gene encoding Fe-S cluster assembly scaffold protein NifU gives MYTEKVMDHFEHPRNVGEIDNPSGMGTVGNAKCGDIMRIYLDIDEDQIIRDVKFKTFGCGAAVATSSMATEMVKGKSVQEAMDVTNQAVCEALDGLPPVKVHCSLLAEEAIHAALWDYAKKNGLEIEGLKKPKSDIGEEEVEEEY, from the coding sequence ATGTATACAGAAAAAGTAATGGATCATTTTGAGCATCCAAGAAATGTAGGGGAAATTGATAACCCCAGCGGTATGGGTACCGTAGGAAATGCCAAGTGCGGCGATATTATGAGAATTTATCTGGATATTGATGAAGATCAGATCATCCGTGATGTAAAATTTAAAACCTTTGGCTGCGGAGCCGCGGTTGCTACAAGCAGCATGGCTACGGAGATGGTAAAGGGAAAATCCGTTCAGGAGGCCATGGACGTGACGAATCAGGCGGTGTGCGAAGCTCTTGACGGATTACCTCCTGTAAAGGTGCACTGTTCCCTGCTGGCAGAGGAAGCCATCCACGCTGCCTTATGGGACTATGCAAAGAAAAACGGACTTGAGATTGAGGGCTTAAAGAAACCCAAGTCTGATATCGGTGAGGAAGAAGTGGAAGAAGAATATTAA
- a CDS encoding patatin-like phospholipase family protein — translation MADYGLAMAGGGTRGAAHVGVLSALEEAGLLPDKVAGASAGSIAAGLYAAGMTTGDMRETVRWLAKHGRSLIDPDILGIALFLPQFLLGRETTLQGLIKGNRLQRFLCDLTDGMEIQGNCKSLLVPAVDINSGDTVAFTNLFQAEIPHSALRQEHVKWERSGFLCDIMMASSSVPAVFRPRQMNGFLLVDGGVTNNLPVDLLIAAGEARVIAVDIGEEYEMPHDHSIIETAFHSFSIMSRELKDCRSRGEILLLKPPMPRGAGLLTFECMEKCMESGYIYTKKMMPRIRRALEKK, via the coding sequence ATGGCAGATTATGGACTGGCGATGGCAGGTGGCGGAACCAGGGGGGCAGCCCATGTGGGAGTATTATCTGCGCTGGAAGAAGCAGGACTTCTTCCTGACAAGGTAGCGGGGGCCAGTGCCGGAAGCATTGCCGCCGGGCTTTATGCAGCAGGCATGACAACAGGGGATATGCGGGAAACGGTGCGGTGGCTGGCAAAACACGGCAGAAGCCTGATTGATCCGGATATTTTGGGAATTGCATTATTTCTTCCTCAGTTCCTGCTGGGCAGGGAGACAACGCTTCAGGGACTTATAAAGGGGAACCGGCTTCAGCGTTTTCTCTGCGATTTAACAGATGGGATGGAGATACAGGGAAACTGCAAGAGCCTGCTGGTTCCGGCTGTGGATATTAACAGCGGGGATACAGTTGCATTTACCAACCTGTTTCAAGCTGAAATTCCCCATTCTGCATTAAGGCAGGAGCATGTGAAATGGGAGCGGAGCGGATTCCTTTGTGATATCATGATGGCAAGTTCCTCAGTACCTGCCGTATTCCGGCCAAGACAGATGAACGGCTTTCTGCTGGTGGATGGAGGAGTGACCAACAACCTTCCTGTGGACCTTTTGATCGCGGCAGGAGAAGCAAGAGTGATTGCGGTGGACATTGGAGAAGAATATGAAATGCCTCATGATCATTCCATCATTGAGACCGCCTTCCATTCCTTTTCTATTATGAGCAGGGAACTTAAGGACTGCCGTTCCAGGGGTGAGATCCTTTTGCTAAAGCCGCCCATGCCCAGAGGGGCAGGGCTTTTGACCTTTGAATGCATGGAAAAATGTATGGAAAGCGGTTACATTTATACAAAAAAAATGATGCCAAGGATCAGGCGGGCACTGGAAAAAAAGTAG
- a CDS encoding N-acetylmuramoyl-L-alanine amidase, translating into MKNLRKGRGWLLLASILLCTLMLAGCARKYEAVKAPALEEAQGGLGQEEGEETSPVSIAEDKTEETESGKSAETSSHEAAVTMETAPAFEAADETVYVTGSQVNVRKFPSAGGEIMDKLDKGAALKRTGYSESWSRVIYKDKECYISSRYVSKDKPVQETAGTAPSVSGNGAGKIIAIDPGHQAKGNSEKEPIGPGASEMKAKVASGTQGTATGIPEYQLTLAVSLKLKQELINRGYKVYMIRETNDVNISNAERAQMADKSGADIFVRVHANSLNDSSVHGALTMCQTAKNPYNGTLYSKSKSLSKAVVDGICNQTGFKNRGVQETDSMSGINWCNIPVTIVEMGFMSNADEDKKMAAEECRDKIVKGIADGIDAYYK; encoded by the coding sequence TTGAAGAATTTAAGAAAAGGCCGCGGGTGGCTGTTATTGGCCTCAATCCTTCTTTGTACACTTATGCTTGCAGGCTGTGCCAGGAAATATGAAGCTGTAAAAGCACCGGCCCTGGAAGAAGCTCAGGGCGGTTTAGGTCAGGAGGAGGGAGAGGAGACATCTCCCGTATCCATTGCAGAGGATAAAACTGAAGAAACTGAGAGCGGAAAATCAGCGGAGACAAGCTCCCATGAAGCCGCTGTGACGATGGAGACAGCTCCTGCCTTTGAGGCGGCCGATGAGACCGTTTATGTTACCGGCTCCCAGGTGAATGTAAGAAAATTCCCGTCTGCCGGCGGAGAAATCATGGACAAGCTTGATAAGGGTGCCGCCCTTAAACGGACCGGATACAGCGAAAGCTGGAGCCGGGTTATTTACAAAGACAAGGAATGCTACATTTCCTCCCGGTATGTGTCAAAAGATAAACCGGTGCAGGAGACGGCAGGCACTGCTCCATCTGTTTCCGGAAACGGGGCAGGAAAGATCATTGCCATCGACCCAGGCCATCAGGCAAAGGGCAATTCCGAAAAGGAGCCCATTGGGCCAGGCGCTTCTGAGATGAAGGCAAAGGTGGCTTCCGGAACTCAGGGAACGGCAACCGGTATCCCGGAATACCAGCTCACTCTTGCGGTTTCTTTAAAATTAAAGCAGGAGCTTATAAACAGGGGCTATAAAGTCTACATGATCCGGGAAACCAATGATGTGAACATCAGCAATGCAGAACGCGCCCAGATGGCGGATAAAAGCGGAGCGGATATCTTTGTCCGTGTCCATGCCAATTCCTTAAATGACAGCAGCGTTCATGGTGCCCTTACCATGTGCCAGACGGCTAAGAATCCTTACAATGGGACCCTGTACAGCAAAAGCAAATCTCTTTCCAAGGCTGTTGTGGATGGAATCTGCAATCAGACCGGATTTAAGAATAGGGGAGTGCAGGAGACGGATTCCATGAGCGGTATCAACTGGTGTAATATACCGGTGACCATTGTGGAAATGGGCTTCATGAGCAACGCGGATGAGGATAAGAAGATGGCTGCCGAGGAATGCCGGGACAAGATCGTAAAAGGGATTGCCGACGGAATTGATGCGTATTATAAATGA
- a CDS encoding TOBE domain-containing protein: MKLSARNQFKGKVVGIETGAVNAIVTIDIGGGNIVSSTVSMAAVKDLGLEVGKDAYAIIKATSVMVGID, translated from the coding sequence ATGAAACTCAGTGCAAGAAATCAGTTTAAGGGAAAAGTTGTAGGGATTGAAACAGGTGCGGTGAACGCCATTGTAACCATTGATATCGGCGGCGGCAATATCGTTTCTTCCACAGTTTCCATGGCAGCGGTAAAGGACCTGGGACTGGAAGTCGGGAAAGATGCATATGCCATCATTAAAGCGACTTCTGTAATGGTTGGAATTGATTAA
- the nifS gene encoding cysteine desulfurase NifS encodes MKQLIYLDNAATTQTRPEVVEAMLPYFTEYYGNPSSVYEFSGISKKAVAGARETIANALGAKSNEIYFTAGGSESDNWALIATAEAYASKGKHIITSKIEHHAVLHTCEYLEKQGFEVTYLNVDENGFIKLDELKKAIRPDTILISIMFANNEIGTIEPIREIGEIAKERGILFHTDAVQAFGHVPINVDDYHIDMLSASGHKINGPKGIGFLYIRSGIKSRSFIHGGGQERKRRAGTENVPGIVGFGKAVELAEAGMEERANKERQLCNYLMDRVMAEVPYTRINGHRKNRLSNNVNFAFQFIEGESLLIMLDMKGICGSSGSACTSGSLDPSHVLLAIGLPHEIAHGSLRLTLDERNTMEEMDYVVESIKEIVEKLRSMSPLYEDYIKHQAK; translated from the coding sequence ATGAAGCAACTGATTTATCTTGACAACGCAGCGACTACCCAAACGAGGCCTGAGGTCGTGGAAGCCATGCTGCCTTATTTTACGGAGTATTATGGAAATCCATCATCCGTATACGAGTTTTCCGGCATCTCAAAAAAGGCCGTGGCAGGAGCCAGAGAAACCATTGCAAACGCTCTGGGTGCCAAGTCTAACGAGATCTATTTTACGGCAGGCGGTTCAGAGTCTGACAACTGGGCGCTGATTGCAACTGCAGAAGCTTATGCTTCAAAAGGAAAACACATTATCACCAGTAAAATCGAACACCATGCCGTGCTTCATACCTGTGAATATCTGGAGAAGCAGGGTTTTGAGGTGACCTATTTAAATGTAGATGAAAATGGGTTCATAAAGCTGGATGAGCTAAAAAAAGCGATCCGCCCAGATACCATCCTTATTTCCATCATGTTTGCCAATAACGAGATAGGAACCATAGAACCGATCAGGGAAATCGGAGAGATTGCAAAAGAGCGGGGAATATTATTCCACACAGATGCGGTCCAGGCATTTGGCCATGTGCCCATCAATGTGGATGATTACCATATCGATATGCTCAGTGCCAGCGGCCATAAGATCAACGGCCCCAAGGGCATTGGCTTCCTATATATCAGAAGCGGCATCAAATCCCGTTCCTTCATTCATGGAGGCGGACAGGAAAGGAAACGCCGCGCCGGTACGGAGAATGTGCCTGGAATCGTAGGCTTTGGCAAGGCTGTGGAGCTTGCGGAAGCAGGCATGGAAGAGAGAGCAAATAAAGAACGCCAGCTTTGCAATTATCTCATGGACCGTGTTATGGCAGAGGTCCCTTATACAAGAATTAACGGACACAGGAAAAACAGGCTGTCCAATAACGTAAATTTTGCATTCCAGTTTATTGAAGGAGAGTCCTTGCTCATCATGCTGGATATGAAGGGCATATGCGGTTCCAGCGGTTCTGCCTGTACTTCAGGCTCTTTAGACCCATCCCATGTGCTGCTTGCCATTGGACTGCCTCACGAGATCGCCCATGGCTCCCTTCGTCTGACCTTAGATGAACGCAACACAATGGAAGAGATGGACTATGTTGTGGAATCCATTAAGGAGATCGTGGAAAAACTGCGCAGTATGTCCCCGCTTTATGAAGATTATATTAAACATCAGGCGAAATGA